From a single Nicotiana tomentosiformis chromosome 2, ASM39032v3, whole genome shotgun sequence genomic region:
- the LOC104091516 gene encoding probable protein phosphatase 2C 55 — MAACISSLGHEHSFKKFNEVFKLPQKRYVDFCNDNYQLENYSNKRLKFSHDNPSPKLLTASSFDEERPKEDPKKPQLGYDQYSFKKFDQVLGLPDSRGSTTVGLSCHSPITQVVQGTELSHCSNKLPYLKMVAGSLYLPKENPTKSRGEDAHFIHKLYQTIGVADGVGGWASKGVDAGIYARELMRNSLIAIDINEPKGTAVNPKRILQAAYKNTNSEGSSTACIITLDSEKNTLCAANVGDSGFFLIRNGRVIYKSPIQQRRFNCPYQLGNAKDNPSVAQEMEIIVEKDDVLVVGTDGLLDNMNESEIEELVQRGIDVKLKPKELASQIGNVALYNSFDRFADTPFGRAAEREWLSHRGGKVDDITVIVACIQ; from the coding sequence ATGGCTGCATGCATATCATCATTAGGTCATGAACATTCATTTAAGAAGTTTAATGAAGTTTTCAAGCTGCCACAGAAGAGGTACGTCGACTTTTGTAACGATAATTATCAACTGGAAAATTACAGCAACAAGAGACTCAAATTTAGTCATGACAACCCTAGTCCAAAACTTTTGACTGCATCATCTTTTGACGAAGAACGTCCCAAAGAAGACCCAAAGAAACCACAATTAGGTTATGATCAATATTCATTCAAGAAGTTTGATCAAGTTCTCGGGCTGCCCGATTCACGAGGTTCTACCACTGTAGGTCTCAGCTGCCATTCTCCTATTACTCAAGTCGTCCAAGGGACAGAACTCTCGCACTGTAGTAACAAATTACCATACCTAAAAATGGTGGCTGGATCTTTATATTTACCCAAAGAAAACCCAACAAAATCACGAGGTGAAGATGCTCACTTTATCCACAAATTATACCAAACAATTGGTGTAGCAGATGGCGTTGGTGGCTGGGCAAGTAAGGGAGTTGAtgctggaatatacgcaagagaACTTATGAGAAATTCACTTATTGCTATAGATATTAATGAACCAAAGGGTACTGCAGTGAACCCTAAAAGAATTCTTCAAGCAGCTTACAAAAATACAAATTCTGAAGGATCGTCAACAGCATGTATTATAACTTTGGACAGTGAGAAAAATACGTTATGTGCTGCTAACGTTGGTGACAGTGGATTTTTTCTGATTAGAAATGGAAGAGTTATATACAAATCGCCAATACAACAACGGAGGTTTAATTGTCCGTATCAATTAGGAAATGCTAAAGATAATCCTAGTGTTGCTCAAGAGATGGAAATAATCGTCGAAAAAGACGATGTTTTAGTTGTTGGAACAGATGGATTGCTTGATAATATGAATGAAAGTGAGATTGAGGAACTTGTACAAAGAGGGATTGATGTGAAGTTGAAGCCAAAGGAATTGGCTAGTCAAATTGGGAACGTTGCGTTGTATAATTCATTTGATAGATTTGCAGATACACCTTTTGGAAGAGCAGCTGAGAGGGAATGGCTAAGTCATAGAGGAGGAAAAGTTGATGATATTACTGTTATTGTTGCTTGTATTCAATGA